Proteins encoded in a region of the Rhodothermales bacterium genome:
- the murQ gene encoding N-acetylmuramic acid 6-phosphate etherase produces MSIPTLFEQLKTLATEQRNPNSLRIDRASTHEILEIINTEDHLVPVAVRRELPYIAQAVERVVTALRQGGRLFYVGAGTSGRLGILDASECPPTFGTPAELVQGVIAGGEQAVFSSQEGAEDREEDGARDLDAHALRPVDIVCGIAASQRTPYVIGAVKHARTLGCPTLFITCVPRAALTLEVDVAICPYVGPEVVMGSTRMKSGTAQKLVLNMITTATMIRLGKVYENMMVDLQMTNAKLVERSKRTVMLVTNVDYDEASRLLDAAGGHVKTALVMHLGGVSASEARGRLDQADGFVRVAITGA; encoded by the coding sequence ATGTCCATTCCTACGCTATTTGAGCAGTTAAAGACCCTTGCAACGGAGCAACGTAATCCGAACTCGCTGCGGATCGACCGCGCTAGTACCCACGAAATCCTGGAGATCATCAACACAGAGGATCACCTGGTGCCCGTTGCCGTTCGGCGCGAGTTGCCTTACATCGCGCAGGCCGTGGAGCGGGTGGTTACCGCCTTGCGCCAGGGTGGCCGGCTATTTTATGTAGGCGCCGGCACCAGCGGTCGCCTGGGGATCCTGGACGCCTCCGAGTGTCCACCTACGTTCGGAACACCGGCCGAGCTCGTGCAAGGCGTTATCGCCGGCGGTGAACAGGCCGTGTTTTCCTCTCAGGAGGGCGCCGAAGATCGGGAGGAGGATGGCGCCCGCGATCTGGATGCCCATGCCCTGCGCCCGGTCGATATCGTGTGCGGCATCGCCGCAAGCCAGCGGACGCCATATGTCATCGGCGCCGTCAAGCACGCACGAACGCTCGGTTGCCCCACGCTGTTCATTACCTGTGTCCCACGAGCCGCTCTCACCTTGGAAGTGGACGTCGCCATCTGCCCGTACGTCGGCCCCGAAGTCGTGATGGGTTCCACTCGAATGAAAAGCGGTACGGCCCAGAAGCTGGTCCTGAACATGATCACCACGGCTACCATGATCCGCCTTGGAAAGGTGTACGAAAACATGATGGTGGATCTCCAGATGACGAATGCCAAACTCGTAGAACGCTCGAAGCGGACCGTGATGCTCGTTACAAACGTTGATTACGACGAAGCCTCCCGCCTCCTCGACGCCGCCGGCGGGCACGTCAAGACTGCCCTGGTAATGCACCTCGGCGGCGTCTCGGCCTCCGAGGCCCGTGGCCGCCTCGACCAGGCTGACGGATTCGTACGCGTTGCGATCACGGGCGCTTGA
- a CDS encoding DNA replication/repair protein RecF: MVLQSLRIVSFRAHHETRVELAPGVNVFYGPNGAGKTNILEAIHYLCLTKSFLATQDTYALQTGAAFFEVEGLFSGSQRSHVRARMVFSAGEGKRAFVNGAPLERLSEIAGQFPVVVAAPGDHALTSEGPEVRRRFMDNILSQARPVYLNDLLNYRRALKQRNGLLQRYRRGAMPAGLLASWDAELVQLGSRVIFGRLRFIRAFTSFMEEAYTLIEAVGERPEVHYETIAQMETVGGVDEIATLFAEKLDRASHRERELGRTLAGPHHDELVFRLNDFEVRRYASQGQHRLFGLALRLAQYFYLKQQLGEEPILLLDDLFGSLDGRRTDIVLNLLTDGAVGQSIITATGEAPFTDRVPFHLPAHRIQYVEQGRVWPRSEPMVRL; encoded by the coding sequence ATGGTTCTTCAATCCCTTCGCATAGTTTCCTTTCGTGCCCACCACGAGACGCGCGTCGAACTCGCGCCCGGGGTGAACGTGTTTTATGGACCCAACGGGGCCGGCAAAACCAATATCCTCGAAGCGATCCACTACCTCTGTCTCACGAAGAGCTTTCTGGCTACGCAAGACACCTACGCGCTACAAACTGGCGCGGCCTTTTTTGAGGTGGAAGGCCTGTTCTCGGGCTCGCAGCGGAGCCACGTGCGTGCGCGCATGGTGTTCTCGGCCGGAGAGGGAAAGCGGGCGTTTGTCAACGGCGCGCCCCTGGAGCGGCTGTCGGAAATCGCCGGCCAGTTTCCCGTGGTTGTCGCGGCCCCGGGGGACCACGCACTGACCAGCGAAGGTCCAGAAGTACGCCGGCGCTTCATGGATAATATCTTGAGCCAGGCCCGTCCTGTGTATCTGAACGACCTGTTGAATTACCGCCGGGCACTCAAACAGCGTAATGGACTCCTCCAGCGGTATCGACGCGGCGCCATGCCGGCCGGCTTACTCGCTTCCTGGGACGCAGAACTCGTTCAGCTGGGGAGCCGCGTCATTTTTGGACGGCTGCGCTTCATTCGTGCGTTCACGTCGTTTATGGAAGAGGCCTATACGCTCATCGAGGCCGTGGGTGAACGGCCGGAGGTGCACTACGAAACGATCGCGCAAATGGAAACCGTCGGGGGGGTCGACGAAATCGCGACTCTGTTTGCCGAAAAACTGGACCGAGCGAGCCACCGAGAGCGTGAACTGGGGCGCACGCTCGCTGGCCCACATCACGACGAACTCGTGTTTCGCCTGAACGACTTCGAGGTGCGGCGGTATGCCTCGCAAGGACAACACCGGCTCTTCGGACTCGCACTACGCCTCGCCCAGTATTTCTATCTGAAACAGCAGCTCGGTGAAGAACCTATCCTCTTACTGGACGACCTGTTCGGCAGTCTCGACGGGAGGCGTACGGATATCGTACTCAACCTCTTAACGGATGGCGCTGTAGGGCAGTCGATTATCACCGCCACAGGAGAGGCGCCGTTTACAGATCGCGTCCCTTTTCATCTACCTGCCCATCGCATTCAGTATGTGGAACAGGGAAGGGTGTGGCCACGATCGGAGCCAATGGTTCGGTTGTAA